TCCAagctccgccgccgcgccctgtCTTCTGTCTCTGCACGAATCTCTGCTGTGGAAGCCATGCCCTGCCGCGCCATCCGGGCACGCCGTGTCCGGGATGATGGAGGTGATGTCGGCCAGGTCCCTATTCCCGTCGGCATCTTTTGCGGCGGGACCCGTGGGGGCAGGTCCCTGTTCCATTATGCGTCGATGGCGTCGGCGTGGCCTTCCCCTACCAAGCACGGCGGCTCCTTGGCTGGATCATGGTGATGATGCAGCCGGATCGGCGGGGGCTAGGGATCTCGCCGGCTGGCGTTTCTTTGATGCCTGGGTGTTCCAATGGTGATGGAACAGATGTATAATGTACGGTACAAGACTTTGGACGAGGCTGATCTGCGTGGATGATTGTGGCTTGGCCGTCGGGCACACAATCCATTGATTCACACATAAGGTTtgcctttttttcttctctttgcATTCTTTTCTATTAAGTTTTTAGATCTTTTGTGTTGGCCAACGAAAAAAAGATTTAGCACCCTAGATTTCTACTTTATATCAGTCTGGAAGCTCACCAGCCAATCAATCCACTTGGATTTCAAAGATATAATGGACTATATTCACTCACGTTGCCCACGCCCTGTTGTTTCATAGATATATCTATGCATATTTTGGTATTGCATCGTTAAGCAGTTCCTGGGAATTACGTGCATCAGGCATAAGTTTTATTTCCTCTATGCTTTAGTTGGAAATGGCAACTTGATTTAACTAGATTGGTTGTAAGCTTCGCTAAATTCCACAACAGTTATATTCGTGATGGGATCACACGAATGCCCTGGTGCCCGGTGTTCAGTGTGTTGTTCGATGAGCAGTTGGGTATTCCCAGGCCCATATGAGCACTTGGGTGGCTGACTGGTTGTATGTGGTACTTAAGTTACATTTTTCTTCTATATACAGAATAAATTCTGCAAGGCCCGTGGCGACTGAAAATTCTGCTTTAAGCAGTCCCTGGGAATTACGTGCAGCAGGTGTAAGTCCTATTTCCTCTATGTTGGGAATTACATTTTTCTTCTATATACAGAATAAATTCTGCAAGGCCCGTGGCGACTGAAAATTCTGCAAGGTTTTATGTACATGAAAAGGTAAATTTCATATAGTTGCAATTGCAACCAGAGAATCCATGGTTTGTTAGTTTGTTTCTCATTATATGCATGATCTTTCCTTTGAAATTCCAATATTTATATTGTAGAATTGCCAgttatagaacatatgacaaggtaTTTTCAGTTGTGATATCAGAGTGTCCTTTTTGTAATTTTCATTTGTAGCACTGAGTTGTGCAGATTTATGATGGTCAAAATAATGTTGGCTAAATCTATTAGTAGAGTTATTTATTCTGTTCTGCACACCTGAATATTCAGAGTTATATGCATGCAACGACGTCTACATGTACTCGGTCGATGATCACTACTCTGCAGTACAAAATTTCTATGAGCACACTTAAGCAGAGTTATATGCAGACAATTAACAGTAATAGCAATTGTTGTTATTTTCAGAGCAGTTTTAATTTTAAAAAACATGTACTTGATTaatcttttcttttctttcatgcAACGAATAGAGTATACACAATATACTACAATTTGGTGTAACCCACACAAGGATTCAAGAAGCAGGGCCAAACAGGACTAATGAAGACATAGCACAGTACTGTTCTTCAGGATATGATGTTTATTTTTGCCAAAATTATTAAGAGATGAAGTAGTTTATTAGGTTTCCATTCCTTATATTGTGCATTTTTTATGTGACTATTCTCGGTACATATATTCTTAAGAAAAACAAGATAGTTGTTGAATGCTCTCTGAAACATAGCATAGATTTTTCGTCGAAAATAATACTCTATTTACTTTGAATGTGAGTTCTGTTTTGCTTTAAACAGCTGAGTGCATTCTGAAATATTGTCTCAAAGAACAAGGTGCATGTTGAGTATTTCTCCTCCCTCCCTCATCTGAGCGAAGAAGACATGCTGGAGTTGGGCGACTTCCACACCTCCCTCATCGACGGCGTCTACAATATACTTGGCAAAGTCGAGGACGTATACAAGATTCTCGGCAACGACAATGGTGTCTCCTTCCACCTTTTCAACAAAACCACACTTGGCGCCAGTAAGCACTCCCTCGCCCACCTCTCTTCCTCATGCCTCCAACGTGTTGTGCTTTCCGCGGCCGCTGAACGCACAACGCCGCTGTGTAACCACTTGCTCCAGTACATGTGTGCATTTCAGTTTTCTACTCGGCATTCTCTCAACAATCTCAAGTTATTTGGTGATTGGTTCTTTGACTTATAGGCTAAATCACATGGTTGAACTCACGATCTTCTAGAGCCAATATTTGTGGAGCCTAcggggttttttttttgaaagggaaaaTAAAAATCACTATGTGAGGGTTTGTTACAAAAAACATAATCTTAGAACTTTCATAGTTTAGCAAGTATCTGGTTCTGAACTTTCGAAGAGTGCTTATAACAGTAATTTCTTCAGTCTTTTGTATCATTTTCCAGGAATTATTGCAAATACAAGTATTACACCTCTATATATTATATTATTTGTAATTCCGATTTAACAACGATTCTGTTGTAGTAGCATCCTTGTAGTTCACCATTGGGATGTGCACATTTAGTCTTTATTAGTAATACAGTTTCTTGATTTTCCTTGTAGTTCACCATTGGTATGTGCACATTTAGTCTTTATTAGTAATACAATACTTGATTCTTGAGTTCTGAACTGATTCATGACAGTAATGGTACGAAGTGAAAAAGAATTCTTGCTGTGATATGGATCCCTGTTCTGATTTTAGTGATTGACGCCGCCGTCTTCCAACACATGACGGCTGCAGCCCCATCCACCAGGCCACCTACACAGTGTCGCACCTATTAGCCAGCAAATCGCATGTGTTCATGTGTGTTGTTCCACCGAGATCATCGATCAAGTCATAGCTATCTAGCTTCCACGGAAGCATCCACCTACCAGCTAGCTTGCTGCTTGTACGTGTGCATCATCTGGGACAGATCCGCCGGCTAGCGCGGCTAGCGACCGCTGTGTACGTACGTGCTCTAGCGGTAAGTACGTAGCCAACACAGACCGCAGCCATCTATACCAGGGATCCTCCGCCCTACCGAGTCTTGCAAGCGATCATTGTAACTTTGTAAGAAATATTTCTGTTTGATACTGTCATGCGTTGTTGTTGCACTGTCACAACCATCCATCTACACACCAAATATATGTGAACAAGATTCATTGGGGTTCCTATTATGGCACTGAGTTGAATCGACAAAGAAGCTTCCATTCAGCATGCTATGTCAATGGAAGAATATCTGAAGCAAACCTCTGCTACTTCTCTGTTCTCTTTCATTTGTCGTGGGCAGCCAAATTGGTTGAAATAGTTATGGCCAGGGAATGTGGCAGCAGCCAAAAAGGGGTTTCTCTATGCCACCCCTCTGTTCTCTTTCATTTTCTATGGGCAACCATGTTGCATCTTATAGATTAGTGATCAAGATGTAAATATATCATTTGTGTCTTTACGTTACTAAAACTTTGTTGAGAATTGATTAATTTTAGATTTGCTTCTAGAAATAAATTTACATCTGAAGAATTGGAGCAATTATGGCACTGAGTTGCTGAGATAGTAGGTGTAGGACTTGGTGATGTAATAATGATCAAAATTCATACACACAATATTGGACAGGATAACAGTATACATGCTTTCCTGAGATGATTGGTCTTAAGCATAAAAATGCTTCCATGTGCCAATGCACAATAAAGAGTTCTATGTTTTTGTACCACTTTATTTTGTGCATTAGGTCTGATAGTATATGTTAGTATATGTGCCATTTCAGTTTTCTAAGCATAAAAATGCTTCATGTGCCAATGCGCAATAAAGAGTTCTATGTTTTTGTACCACTTTATTTTGTGCATTAGATCTGATAGTATATGTTAGTGAATTTCATTTTTGTTGAAATAGATTACAAGTGAAGAGGATTTCAATTATTTTCTGTATGTTATTGGCTATCTTGTCTATACATGTGAAATTTGATATGCAATGAGTAACAACCAACCCACAATGAATAGGATGACATAGTAATGCTACGAATAATCCATTATCAACAAAAGAACGTTCTCAATCTTTTtaaggcccgtggcaacgcacgggcactctactagtatatatagtgttactattcatcacctagggtgcagaataagttattcttcatccgaggtaatattacgatcatttcataattaaattatgtttggaattcaaatagttacattcatattgattcactacgtaaaatttggcataagaaaaataaaaatataggtcataagacaagaaaatttacagtttatgtgtattttacactatatctttacgtttgtaattttacataacataaaatattttttacaatgattatatattttcttacagtCTCTTTTtatgtcggaaataagacaaaacttacggaacgtaaaattacgatgaattgatggtaaaatagagggggtgacgaataactattcctcatccagggtgacgaatagcgcgaccataTATATCTAGCCTTgtcatcatgatcaccattgtctctACTTTTTTCGAAAACGGTATGACCAACTGATTAAATCCTGAAACTGAAGCTTGATCTTTATTAAAATTGATCGTGGTGTACTTTTCAGCTGCAATCAAGTCTTGGATAGAAAATAAACGTGTTTGGACGATAACTCACTGTTTTGTATCAATTTGAGAAATAGATATTGATGGGGTTTGTAGTAgcgtgtctgttttctgaatttcttcTCCATATCACTCATTCTCTTGACGTGTCTGTTCAAATGTCCCTAATGTTCTGATTTTGTTTTCCATGTTTCTTAAAACTAACAGGTGGTGGTGTCTAATCCTTGATGGTGGGGGTCTCATTTTGGGGGAAATCTGGAGAAGTCTTGGTTTGATGGAGTTTTGCTATCAACTTACTGTATCTCATTGAGGGAAAACTTGGAGAATTTTCAGACTATGGGTTCACAACAGAGCATTGCAGTCAAATTGCTAAATCAGTCAGCAAGTAACGGGCATGAGCATCGTGTATGTCGTGTTTTACTAGCTAGAAAATACATTCCTAGAAAGGATTGGTGCTTGGACATGTTACTCTTGTGCGATATCATATTTACATATCTTTACTTAAACCATCGATGTTGCATTGACGATTTGCTCCAAATAACCATTGACGCTGCATTGCCGATTTGTCTTGTTTTGTATCCCGGGAAAGTCTCAACCCATTTGGATGTATGGTTTGTGATTAAATAGCCTTTTGAGCTCATATAAATAAACATGTTTATTCAGAAAACGATACATCCAAATGGGTTGATACTTTCACAGAATACAAAACGAAACATttatgatttattgatttttttttcaattttttagaTCACTTCAAAATACTTAGTTCAGTCAATTTTGTACGTCGGATCTTTAATGGATGGCTGATGAAGGGGGGTAAGTCACGGTGAGACTTGGCTTCGTGAAGTCACCGAAGCTGCGTCCAGATAGAGTTGCTCGTCCATTGGCACGTCTGCGGAATATGTTTTTTGAAGAAAGAAAAAGGTTAGATGCCCaacatactactccctccttttataaatataagtcttttagagatttcaacaaatgactacatacaaaacaaaatgagtgaatctaaactctaaaatatatctacatacattcgtatgctGTAgttcatttaaaatgtttaaaaagatttatatttagaaacggagggagtagaattttgGCGGGAGAAAGACCACTAGTAGAGTTCTGGCGGGAAAACGGCAGCCGATGGGAAACAGCTGCTCAAACGCGCCGTTCCTTGGCTTCTCGATGAAGCCTCGCTAGTCCAAAATGCGAAAGCTGGTCCGTGGACTACACCACAATGGGCCgtatcactgacgtgtggccccgagAGCTCTCTCCCGGCCGTGCAGCCGGTGGAAGAACCACACGCCACTTTCCTCCTGCGCCCCCCCGGAAAGTGGTCGGCGTGCACCCAGTCCATGTGAGCCGGGACCTGGAATCCTCCCCTCTCTCCACCCCAAGGGAGAAAATTCCCCACTTCAGTCTGCGCACCCAGCGTCGCCCGAtgcctctccgccgccgcctcctaggTCTGTCCGGCGGCCTCCGCCGCTCGCTCGCCACAGCCGCCGCGCACCCCCCGTGGGCCATGATCAACCGCTCGGTGGAGTTCGTCGGGGCGGCGAGCGCGGACGTGCGCCTCGCGTCGCCACCGCACGTCTCCGAGCTATGCGTCCCGGAGCGCCTCGTCAAGACCAGGGGCAGCCCCGGCCCCGACGGCGACGTCGTTCAGTCGCCCGCCGGCTCCGTCTCCGCCGCGAGCGgcgacggcctcctcctcctctcctgcctaGACCTGCGCTTCGTCGCCCCCGGCGCCGCTCGGGTGCGCCAGCATCTCTACGGCCTCGACCCCACCCACGTCCCCAGCGTCACGCGCTTCGTCTGCAACCCTCTCACCCGCGAGCTACGCCGCCTCCCGGACTCCGGCTCCGACCCTGAGGCCGACGTCCTGTGCGGCCCCAACATGGGCCTCCTCACCCAAGCCGATCGCGGGCACGGGCCGCCTGGCAAGTTCGCCGTCGCCGACCTGCAGGAGGGGAACCACATGCTCCGGTTTCTCTCGGAAACAGGCAAGTGGGAGAACGTCGCGCTCTCCCCGTGCCAGGTCCCACTTGCGCGGCCAATGGACATAGACCAGGAGGCGCTGGCATTCGGCGGCCGCCTGTGGTGGGTCGACTTGGCCTGGGGCGCAATCTCTTCCGACCCGTTCAGCGACCGGCCGGAGCTCTCCTTCGTCGAGCTGCCGAGGGGCagcgtgctgccggctggcgtgcaGCACGAAGCTTTTCGCCGAGGGAGCCCGCTGCGTGACGCTCAGGGCAGGGTGTGGTGGGAGCAGGCGCCCGTCAGCTACCGGCGCATGGGTGTCAGCGAAGGGCGGCTGCGGTACGTGGAGGTCTCTCAAGGGGAGCCGTTTTCTCTCAGCTCCTTCGTGCTCGACGACGAAGGCAGCggctggacgctggagcaccgggtgGTGCTCAACAAGCTCTGGGGGAGCACCATGGGACTGCCTTTACAGGAGAGGGGGTCGACACGCATTGTCCTTATTGACCCGCTTAATGCCAATGTCGTTTACCTCACGGCTCACAGGATTGCCGTCGTCGCCGTGGACATGGACAGGCAGGAGGTGATCGGATGTTATCCCTATAGAAACGACCTCTGTATGCCATGTGTCCTTCCACCGTGGCTTCGATCGACCCGAATCCCTTCTGCAGGTATTCACCCACTCGTTTTAGTTGCTAGATTGCATATTTCTCAGGTTTAGTTTCACATTTTGATGTCAATGCATGATATACTTTTGTCCAATAGACATATTACTTTTGTCTCTACATAACAAGATCACTCGAAAATGACTGACAAGCGCGAGTAGTAGCAATTGTTTGTACACTGTGTTTGTTAACAATTGGATCTCAAATAAAAGTTTTCTGGATGAAAGGTCCTTGGCTCCTACCTTTTACAGAAATCCCAAAGAAAATTGTTATTGGTGATTTGTATGAGAAGAGCCAATGCATTGATCTAGTGGCACTTCTATCACAATTCTCTTTTTGTGTTTAGTACTTTGGGGTGGACCTGAAGTCTCAATCTCAAATCTCTTCTCGACTTGAAACTTCCAACCTTTGGTCATCTCTACATGTTATCCTGTTCTGGAAGTGTTTATCTTAAAACATATCTACGTAGTGTCAGTGATTTGCCTTTTGAACCATATTTTTTTCCAAGTTTTGGATGCTTTCTAGCTTACAAGTCCGAATAATCTTATCCTGGTTGGTGCTGCTGCATGTTCTGAGTCATGAAGCTGTCCATATATTCTGAGAAGTGAGAACTGTTTCGTTAAATGACATGATGTATTTTCTGAGTTATGAAGCTGTCCATATATATTCTGAGAACTGTTTCGCTAAATGACATGCTGTATTCGACCTGATTAGAGTCCTCCTTTTCGATAAATAGAGTTATTTGCAGGCTTGTAATTTACACCGCATGTTCTACATTTAATTTCTGCCTACACAATTTCATTTTAGAAGGATTTAATGATGTTATATCCATTTTAATAATGCGTCTACACTACCCAAGTGTTAAACAAATATATTCTTCAAATTGCTGTGTTGTGGCTTATGGGTACACTCTGATCAGTTCTAGTTAACCTGCTCTAAGTATCATTCTTTTCTAGTTCAATTTATTGTATCCAATGCACATAAATCTATACTGTTACAAATTACGTTGTCTTAGTGTTGCTATTCTTCAAATTCTTGTGCATTGATCAAATGAACCTTTTTCAGGCAAGAAGTATGTTGAGAAAAACAAGACTCTGGCAGATGTTCTAGTTCGTTCACACAGTCACTAGAAGGTACCAGACATTTAGTGAATCCCTATTTACTTCCCTTCTGATGCTTCATTATTGATTGCTAGTTG
The sequence above is a segment of the Triticum dicoccoides isolate Atlit2015 ecotype Zavitan chromosome 1A, WEW_v2.0, whole genome shotgun sequence genome. Coding sequences within it:
- the LOC119354148 gene encoding uncharacterized protein LOC119354148, with protein sequence MPLRRRLLGLSGGLRRSLATAAAHPPWAMINRSVEFVGAASADVRLASPPHVSELCVPERLVKTRGSPGPDGDVVQSPAGSVSAASGDGLLLLSCLDLRFVAPGAARVRQHLYGLDPTHVPSVTRFVCNPLTRELRRLPDSGSDPEADVLCGPNMGLLTQADRGHGPPGKFAVADLQEGNHMLRFLSETGKWENVALSPCQVPLARPMDIDQEALAFGGRLWWVDLAWGAISSDPFSDRPELSFVELPRGSVLPAGVQHEAFRRGSPLRDAQGRVWWEQAPVSYRRMGVSEGRLRYVEVSQGEPFSLSSFVLDDEGSGWTLEHRVVLNKLWGSTMGLPLQERGSTRIVLIDPLNANVVYLTAHRIAVVAVDMDRQEVIGCYPYRNDLCMPCVLPPWLRSTRIPSAGKKYVEKNKTLADVLVRSHSH